Proteins found in one Vallitalea guaymasensis genomic segment:
- a CDS encoding sensor domain-containing diguanylate cyclase: protein MCNKLKSNLDLKIIIRSFIIIFTVFSISSIFVYQQTTKKFRTDTTKQICLKSQLVNKDITNIFENKKIISDIIEADEDVHNYLLEVKDRNDITTNILYPKVINNFKNIIKSHDDIYTIWVANEQANFYIDAIGNSDSSNYDIYKRPWREQVAGSDEVILTDPYIEYGTSIKVISIIKALKQDNKIIGYVGIDITLDKIFTIMENYIVGKKGMNFLINKDYEFIYSYVGENEEDIVFKNKLIERVKTLDKDCRDYKKITYKQNKYFIYHHEIDLNGWGIIQLIPENDIDQDINDFLKIMLIIFSIAAISLLIIIIMEGIMYKLRENRLKIQARTDSLTGSINRSYFMELAKHEFCLAKKENRKFNLLMIDIDYFKSVNDNYGHHIGDVVLENMARLSVSLLGKNAIFGRVGGEEFAAIIMDIDEMEAFIAAEDLRTKISNMDINTDKGNISINVSIGLTSMKNSDIQLKEILKRADEAMYEAKKSGRNKVKIK, encoded by the coding sequence ATGTGTAATAAGTTAAAGTCTAACTTAGATTTAAAAATTATTATTAGAAGTTTTATAATAATTTTTACTGTGTTCAGTATATCTTCCATATTTGTTTATCAGCAAACCACCAAGAAATTTCGCACTGATACAACAAAACAAATATGTCTAAAATCCCAGCTTGTTAATAAAGATATCACCAATATATTTGAAAACAAAAAAATAATATCAGATATTATTGAGGCAGATGAAGACGTTCATAATTATCTGTTGGAAGTCAAAGACAGAAATGATATTACAACAAATATTTTATATCCAAAAGTAATAAATAACTTTAAAAATATAATAAAGTCACATGATGATATATATACGATTTGGGTTGCCAATGAACAAGCCAACTTTTATATAGATGCAATTGGAAATTCCGACAGTAGCAATTATGATATCTATAAAAGACCGTGGAGAGAACAAGTTGCTGGTTCAGATGAGGTTATTTTAACAGATCCTTATATAGAATATGGTACTTCCATAAAGGTCATATCTATAATTAAAGCATTGAAACAAGATAATAAAATAATTGGTTATGTTGGTATAGATATCACATTAGATAAAATATTCACTATAATGGAGAATTATATTGTAGGGAAAAAAGGAATGAACTTCCTAATAAATAAGGATTATGAATTCATATATTCATATGTTGGAGAAAATGAAGAAGATATAGTATTTAAGAATAAATTAATAGAACGTGTTAAAACACTTGATAAAGATTGTAGAGACTATAAGAAGATTACATACAAACAAAATAAATATTTTATTTATCACCATGAGATTGACCTGAATGGATGGGGAATAATACAGTTAATTCCTGAAAATGATATTGACCAAGATATAAATGATTTTTTGAAAATCATGTTGATTATATTTAGTATTGCTGCTATATCCTTATTGATAATAATCATTATGGAAGGGATAATGTATAAATTACGTGAAAACAGATTGAAGATACAAGCTAGAACAGACTCTTTGACAGGGTCAATCAATAGAAGCTATTTTATGGAGCTTGCTAAGCATGAATTTTGTCTTGCTAAAAAAGAAAACAGAAAGTTTAATCTACTGATGATAGATATTGATTATTTTAAAAGCGTGAATGATAATTATGGACATCATATAGGGGACGTTGTATTGGAAAATATGGCACGACTAAGTGTTAGCTTATTAGGTAAAAATGCCATATTTGGACGAGTTGGAGGAGAAGAATTTGCAGCCATAATAATGGATATAGATGAAATGGAAGCTTTTATAGCTGCTGAAGATCTTAGAACTAAGATTTCCAATATGGATATAAATACTGACAAAGGTAATATAAGTATTAATGTCAGTATAGGATTAACCAGTATGAAAAACAGTGATATACAGCTAAAAGAAATCCTAAAAAGAGCGGATGAAGCTATGTATGAAGCCAAGAAAAGTGGTAGGAACAAAGTTAAAATAAAATAA
- a CDS encoding methyl-accepting chemotaxis protein — protein sequence MAAIIVKEEIQRHADYKARERFVEKVAEEIQDISAAIQQVTAGAEQISEQTKQVESITQHTEGQIQDVDKMVGLISGISSQTNLLGLNAAIEAARAGELGRGFAVVAQEIRKLSMNSADSLKDITNVLVIMKGSLVKIIEGVHKSTITTDEQTKAMQQIAESINTLQMETESFIR from the coding sequence ATGGCGGCTATCATTGTAAAGGAAGAAATACAAAGACATGCGGATTATAAAGCAAGAGAACGGTTTGTTGAAAAAGTTGCAGAAGAAATACAGGATATATCCGCAGCAATTCAACAGGTGACAGCTGGAGCTGAACAGATCTCAGAGCAGACTAAACAAGTAGAGAGTATCACCCAGCATACAGAAGGTCAGATTCAAGATGTGGACAAAATGGTAGGATTGATTAGTGGAATTAGTAGTCAAACCAACTTATTAGGATTAAATGCAGCAATTGAGGCTGCAAGGGCAGGAGAACTAGGACGAGGATTTGCAGTGGTTGCTCAAGAAATTCGTAAGCTTTCAATGAATTCCGCAGATTCCCTAAAAGATATTACCAATGTGCTGGTTATAATGAAAGGCTCTTTGGTAAAAATTATAGAAGGGGTACATAAAAGTACAATTACAACAGATGAGCAAACAAAAGCTATGCAGCAAATAGCAGAAAGTATTAATACCTTACAAATGGAAACAGAAAGTTTTATTAGATAA
- a CDS encoding carbohydrate ABC transporter permease codes for MENKLFKRTKKIIIELLALLIGIIYLLPIYVIVVNSFKNRAQMYDNVLSLPKKLDFQFYKIAMEKMNFSNAFINSAIIAAISITLIVILSSMTAWMLVRTKHVISKIVFFLFIATMLIPFQSIMMPLMQFMGSISRNTIFPMINTRFGLVYMYIGFGASMAVFLFHGFVKGIPASLEEAATIDGCNKWKIFWKIIFPILKPTTVTVIILDLRWIWNDFLLPSLALSSKSLRTIPLSTFYFFGEFTIEWNLAIAGLVMTVIPVIVFYIFAQKYIIQGVTAGAVK; via the coding sequence ATGGAAAATAAATTATTTAAAAGAACGAAAAAAATAATAATAGAATTATTGGCATTGCTTATAGGTATAATTTATTTACTGCCCATATATGTTATTGTAGTTAACTCCTTCAAGAATCGTGCTCAGATGTATGATAATGTATTGTCACTACCAAAAAAATTAGATTTTCAGTTCTATAAGATTGCCATGGAAAAAATGAATTTTTCTAATGCATTCATAAACTCAGCAATCATTGCAGCGATAAGTATAACATTAATCGTAATCTTATCATCTATGACTGCTTGGATGCTGGTTAGGACAAAACATGTAATAAGCAAGATTGTATTTTTCTTATTCATAGCTACCATGTTGATTCCGTTTCAATCAATCATGATGCCTTTAATGCAGTTTATGGGATCTATATCAAGAAATACAATTTTCCCAATGATCAATACGAGATTTGGACTTGTCTATATGTATATAGGATTTGGAGCCAGTATGGCAGTGTTTCTTTTTCATGGATTCGTTAAGGGAATACCTGCATCACTAGAGGAAGCGGCAACAATTGATGGGTGTAACAAATGGAAGATATTCTGGAAAATTATATTTCCAATATTAAAACCTACTACTGTAACGGTTATAATATTAGACTTAAGATGGATATGGAATGATTTCTTGTTACCTTCATTGGCACTATCAAGTAAATCACTTAGAACTATTCCCTTGTCAACATTTTATTTCTTTGGAGAGTTTACAATAGAATGGAACTTAGCTATAGCAGGATTGGTAATGACTGTAATCCCAGTAATTGTTTTCTACATATTTGCACAAAAATATATTATACAAGGTGTAACAGCTGGAGCAGTAAAATAG
- a CDS encoding PHP domain-containing protein, which produces MFKYDLHIHTSETSSCAKVSATDMIKIYKNEGYQGVVITDHFKKFFFKNSKGNTWEQKVDDFLKGYRAAKEEGKKQSMDVLLGMEIAFMEYDEPGNDYLVYGITEEILKGMPSLLEIGIEGLNEFCREKGLLLYQAHPLRKNCRLVDINLLDGVEVHNGNPRHDSHNDEIQKIAEENNLKMTSGSDYHELGDESNGGIITPKRIRTNEDLIEVLQNSEYELYRGKTK; this is translated from the coding sequence TTGTTTAAATATGATTTGCATATACATACTAGTGAGACGAGTTCTTGTGCTAAAGTTTCAGCTACAGATATGATAAAAATATATAAAAATGAAGGATATCAGGGAGTTGTTATTACCGACCACTTCAAGAAATTCTTCTTCAAGAATAGTAAAGGTAATACCTGGGAACAAAAAGTTGATGATTTCTTAAAAGGCTATAGAGCTGCAAAAGAAGAAGGTAAGAAGCAATCAATGGACGTACTCTTAGGTATGGAAATAGCTTTTATGGAATATGATGAACCAGGAAATGATTATTTGGTTTATGGTATTACAGAAGAAATACTAAAAGGAATGCCTAGCCTTTTAGAAATAGGAATAGAGGGACTTAATGAGTTTTGTCGTGAAAAAGGATTACTGTTATATCAAGCTCATCCTCTAAGGAAAAATTGTAGATTGGTTGATATTAATCTTTTGGATGGAGTGGAAGTACATAATGGTAATCCTAGACATGATTCACATAACGATGAGATACAAAAGATTGCTGAAGAAAATAATCTGAAAATGACATCAGGTTCTGATTATCATGAATTGGGTGATGAAAGTAATGGAGGGATTATTACTCCAAAACGTATTAGGACAAATGAAGATTTGATAGAAGTGTTACAGAATAGTGAATATGAATTATATAGAGGAAAAACTAAATAG
- a CDS encoding glycoside hydrolase family 65 protein has protein sequence MSSINLWGYTEKNFQKEKYPLNETLFALGNGYIGTRGSFEEKSDFGGHDGTFINGFYDYYDLSYGEKYNGYPDRSHAMLNVTNGKKIDIYINNERFSLEKGTIKDYVREIDFKKGILTRRVTWISEKGDEILYESERLVSFYEKHLMISKIRITPLNFDGDIRVVSYLEGDVKNITKENDPRIGVEFHGDELKVLECKIDNNRGEIISKTKSSNLGLICLMANNIKCDDQYDSFYEQNDKSVSHVFNIKAEKNKVIDLEKYIVYKSYKNELNDNLYSEVIGIVEEAFTKKYDFYKQKQKEFIDDFWFNTDILIDGDDATQQGIRFNMFHLLQSVGRDSLTNISAKGLTGEGYEGHYFWDTEIYILPFFLYTNPDIAKQLVNYRYNLLDSARKRAKEMQYKKGALYPWRTINGEECSAYFPAGTAQYHINGDIAYTVCKYVEATNDEEFMVEKGAEILIETARLWLEIGHFNSKGEFHICCVTGPDEYTAIVNNNVYTNLMAANNLHNAYKAAMLLQKKYPAQYKKLIDKINIEESEIDNFEVAANEMYVPYDEHRKLYPQDDSFFDKPKWDFIDSEDKHPLLMHYHPLNIYRAQVCKQADLILAEFLLGGYFDREQKIRDYDYYEKITTHDSSLSTCIFSIMANELGLYDKAYDYFGDSVRTDIDNLHNNTSAGIHTANMAGAWMSIIYGFAGMRVEDGALRFSPHLPNQWNSYRFRVSFQRRIIEVCVTKNNTEFKILHGEPIMIYNEEKSIKVV, from the coding sequence ATGAGCAGTATCAATTTATGGGGATATACAGAAAAAAATTTCCAGAAGGAGAAATATCCCCTAAATGAAACTTTATTTGCACTTGGAAATGGTTATATTGGGACTAGAGGAAGTTTTGAAGAAAAATCTGATTTCGGTGGACATGATGGAACTTTCATAAATGGTTTTTATGATTATTATGATTTATCATATGGTGAAAAATATAATGGATATCCAGACAGAAGTCATGCAATGTTAAATGTAACTAATGGAAAAAAAATTGATATATATATTAATAATGAAAGATTCAGTCTAGAAAAAGGTACTATTAAAGATTATGTCAGAGAAATAGATTTCAAGAAAGGTATACTCACCAGGAGAGTAACATGGATATCAGAAAAAGGTGATGAGATTCTATATGAGAGTGAAAGATTAGTAAGCTTTTATGAGAAACATCTTATGATATCAAAGATTAGAATAACCCCTTTGAATTTTGATGGTGATATAAGGGTTGTTTCATATCTTGAAGGAGACGTCAAGAACATTACGAAAGAGAATGATCCAAGAATCGGTGTTGAATTTCATGGTGACGAACTGAAGGTTTTAGAATGTAAGATAGATAATAATAGAGGAGAAATAATTTCAAAAACAAAATCTTCTAATTTGGGTTTAATATGTTTAATGGCAAATAATATCAAGTGTGATGACCAGTACGATTCATTTTATGAACAAAATGATAAAAGTGTAAGTCATGTGTTCAATATAAAAGCAGAAAAAAACAAGGTAATAGATCTTGAAAAATATATTGTATATAAATCCTATAAAAATGAGTTGAACGATAATCTATACTCAGAGGTAATAGGTATAGTAGAAGAAGCTTTTACAAAAAAATATGATTTCTATAAACAAAAGCAAAAAGAATTCATAGATGATTTCTGGTTCAATACTGATATTCTTATAGATGGAGATGATGCTACACAACAAGGTATCAGATTCAATATGTTTCATTTACTTCAATCTGTCGGTAGAGATTCATTAACTAATATTTCAGCAAAAGGTCTTACAGGAGAAGGGTATGAAGGACATTATTTCTGGGATACAGAGATATATATACTCCCGTTTTTCCTATATACCAATCCTGATATCGCCAAGCAATTAGTAAATTATAGATATAATCTATTAGATTCAGCTAGAAAAAGAGCCAAAGAGATGCAGTATAAAAAGGGAGCATTATATCCTTGGAGAACCATAAACGGCGAAGAGTGTTCTGCATATTTTCCAGCAGGTACAGCACAATATCATATAAATGGTGATATAGCATATACAGTTTGTAAGTATGTAGAAGCCACTAATGATGAAGAGTTCATGGTTGAAAAAGGAGCTGAAATACTTATTGAGACAGCAAGACTATGGCTTGAAATAGGTCATTTCAATAGTAAAGGGGAATTCCATATCTGTTGTGTTACAGGTCCTGATGAATATACAGCTATAGTAAATAATAATGTATATACTAACTTGATGGCAGCAAATAATTTACATAATGCATATAAAGCAGCTATGCTACTACAAAAAAAATATCCAGCACAATATAAGAAGCTGATAGATAAAATAAATATTGAAGAATCGGAAATAGATAATTTTGAAGTGGCTGCAAACGAAATGTACGTACCATATGATGAACATAGAAAATTATATCCCCAAGATGATAGCTTTTTTGATAAACCTAAGTGGGATTTCATAGATAGTGAGGATAAGCATCCTTTATTAATGCATTATCATCCTCTTAATATATATAGAGCACAGGTATGTAAACAAGCAGACCTGATACTTGCAGAATTTTTACTAGGCGGTTATTTTGATAGAGAACAGAAAATTAGAGATTACGATTATTATGAAAAGATAACTACTCATGACTCTTCATTATCTACGTGTATATTCAGTATAATGGCTAATGAACTAGGATTGTACGACAAAGCGTATGATTACTTTGGTGATTCAGTACGGACAGATATTGATAATTTACATAATAACACTTCTGCTGGTATCCATACTGCTAATATGGCAGGAGCTTGGATGTCGATAATATATGGTTTTGCAGGTATGAGAGTAGAAGATGGTGCTCTCAGATTTTCACCTCATTTACCTAATCAATGGAATAGTTATAGATTCAGGGTTTCTTTCCAAAGAAGGATAATAGAAGTTTGTGTCACTAAGAATAATACTGAATTTAAAATACTTCACGGTGAACCTATAATGATATATAATGAAGAAAAATCAATTAAGGTGGTATAG
- a CDS encoding carbohydrate ABC transporter permease, translating into MKKKNRNKIWFAIFTFPTIFIFFTVVIIPFLMGIYYSFFQWDGIPVHPKKFIGLGNYINMFSDTRYINSILLTLKYTLIAAVLINILGLAFALLVTTKLKVRNGLRTMFFVPNLIGGLILGFIWQFIFMKVFVGLGESTGFHGIFFNWILDEKFALLAIAVVSTWQMAGYIMIIYITGIQSIPGELLEAAKVDGAGYFSRLKNIMFPLIAPSFTISLFLSLSNSFKIYDVNLSLTEGGPYNSTEMFAMNVYNEIFGYRNFGYGQSKAIMFFLFVALITLIQVYFSKRREVEM; encoded by the coding sequence ATGAAAAAAAAGAATAGAAATAAGATTTGGTTTGCTATTTTTACATTTCCAACCATATTCATTTTTTTTACTGTTGTAATTATACCATTTCTAATGGGTATCTATTATTCATTCTTCCAATGGGATGGAATACCTGTACACCCTAAGAAATTTATAGGATTAGGTAATTACATAAATATGTTTTCGGATACAAGATATATTAATTCAATCTTATTGACTTTGAAATATACTTTAATCGCAGCAGTGTTAATCAATATTTTAGGATTGGCATTTGCATTATTGGTTACTACAAAATTGAAGGTAAGAAATGGTCTTAGAACAATGTTCTTCGTACCAAACCTTATTGGTGGACTTATTCTTGGATTTATATGGCAATTCATTTTTATGAAAGTATTTGTTGGATTAGGTGAATCAACTGGATTCCATGGTATTTTCTTCAATTGGATACTAGATGAAAAATTTGCTTTACTAGCTATAGCGGTTGTAAGTACATGGCAAATGGCAGGTTATATAATGATTATCTACATAACTGGAATACAAAGTATACCAGGAGAATTATTGGAAGCAGCAAAAGTTGATGGAGCAGGCTATTTCAGCAGATTGAAAAATATTATGTTCCCATTGATAGCACCATCATTTACTATCAGTCTATTTTTAAGTTTATCAAATTCATTCAAGATATATGATGTCAACCTTTCTTTAACCGAAGGTGGACCATATAATTCAACTGAAATGTTTGCTATGAATGTATATAATGAAATTTTTGGTTATAGAAATTTTGGATACGGACAGTCAAAAGCGATAATGTTCTTCTTATTTGTAGCTTTGATTACATTGATTCAAGTATACTTTAGCAAAAGAAGAGAGGTTGAGATGTAA
- a CDS encoding LacI family DNA-binding transcriptional regulator yields the protein MVSIKDVAKKANVSISSVSNALNGRANVSEKTRKRIIEIAKEMNYYPNTMARNLKVKRTKTVALCFSQFDRNFYFEIIKGINDCVVHNGYDLIICAHHSIEKFLRNGFIDGALVLDKNVTDELIISTASEELPIVLLDRELEKENIYSVVVDNYLAMEDLVNGLIKKGYTNYSFVGGVEHTQDNIERFKGLKDTLEKSDIEFIPKNYYHGDFTEKSGYQAGKLMIISNDISEVVICANDNMAIGVMKAFKESGLKIPEDVSVIGFDDIELASYLEPHLTTISTPKYEWGMYAASILFQVLDEEKTNIKPNKIKANIKWRNSSR from the coding sequence ATGGTAAGCATTAAAGATGTTGCCAAGAAAGCAAATGTATCCATATCATCTGTATCCAATGCATTAAATGGTAGAGCAAATGTAAGTGAGAAAACTAGAAAAAGAATTATTGAGATAGCCAAAGAAATGAACTATTATCCTAATACAATGGCTAGAAATCTTAAAGTGAAAAGAACCAAAACAGTAGCTCTTTGTTTTAGTCAATTTGATAGAAATTTCTACTTTGAAATCATAAAAGGAATCAATGATTGTGTTGTACACAATGGATATGATTTAATTATATGTGCTCATCATTCTATAGAAAAATTTCTGAGGAATGGTTTTATTGATGGTGCATTGGTATTGGATAAAAATGTAACAGATGAATTAATAATATCCACAGCAAGTGAGGAACTGCCAATTGTTCTTTTGGATAGAGAACTTGAGAAAGAAAACATCTATTCTGTAGTTGTAGATAATTATTTAGCCATGGAAGATTTGGTTAATGGATTAATCAAAAAAGGATACACTAACTATTCATTCGTTGGTGGTGTTGAGCATACCCAAGATAATATTGAGCGTTTTAAAGGACTGAAGGATACCCTTGAAAAAAGTGATATAGAGTTTATACCCAAAAATTATTATCATGGTGATTTTACTGAAAAAAGCGGTTATCAAGCAGGAAAGCTCATGATTATCAGTAACGATATCTCAGAGGTAGTTATATGTGCAAATGACAATATGGCTATAGGAGTAATGAAAGCTTTTAAGGAATCAGGACTAAAAATTCCAGAAGATGTCAGCGTAATAGGTTTTGATGATATTGAATTAGCGAGTTATCTTGAACCACACCTAACTACAATTTCAACTCCAAAATATGAATGGGGAATGTATGCAGCTAGTATATTATTTCAAGTTCTTGATGAAGAAAAAACAAATATTAAGCCTAATAAAATAAAAGCCAATATAAAATGGAGAAATTCCAGTAGGTAA
- a CDS encoding BlaI/MecI/CopY family transcriptional regulator: MNEQYKLFDAEYKFMLIIWENEPINSTQLVKLCNEELGWKKSTTYTVLKKLQNRDILKNEKAIVTSLVKFNEVRKYESEQLLDKAFNSSLPKFLATFLNDKKITDEEAEELKRIIDESRG, from the coding sequence ATGAATGAACAATATAAATTATTTGATGCGGAATACAAGTTTATGTTGATAATATGGGAGAATGAGCCTATTAATTCAACTCAATTAGTCAAACTTTGTAATGAAGAGCTTGGTTGGAAAAAATCTACCACGTATACAGTACTAAAAAAATTGCAAAACCGTGATATATTAAAAAATGAAAAGGCTATTGTAACTTCGTTGGTTAAATTTAATGAAGTCAGAAAATATGAAAGTGAACAACTTTTGGATAAAGCATTCAATAGTTCTTTACCAAAGTTTTTAGCAACCTTTCTCAATGACAAGAAAATTACAGATGAAGAGGCAGAAGAATTAAAGCGTATCATTGATGAGAGTAGGGGTTAA
- a CDS encoding ABC transporter substrate-binding protein — protein sequence MKKIRLLLVLVLVLSTMVVGCKSSEKESTTSKKDDVTITLFQSKVEITEQLEKLAKEYSEMTDGVTLEVWGAPGGGYHTQLQAKLVNGQGPTIMSAIGKDAEVISDYLYDLSNEDFVKYIAPGTAVMNGEKLIGVPYGVEGYGFVYNSSLVNPDEVTDLASFETKLNELKDSGVQPISLSSESYFLIGHILNIPFALQDDPAAFVEGLNDKTKTMSGDPLFEEWAKFMEVIRKDGTKPLEIKYDVQTGDFATGKTAMIHQGNWCYGMFKDYDVNFDMSILPMPVNGNDKISVGIPNAWAINAGASEEEIKAATDFFNWLFTSERGQEYIIDEFGFIPAMTNMKTESLDPLGKAIAEYTADGKTLPWVFKSWPSGIVKNDFLSVAQKFFADENMNGSDLLAELDKAWANATK from the coding sequence TTGAAGAAAATTAGATTGCTATTAGTATTGGTATTAGTATTATCCACAATGGTTGTAGGGTGTAAATCATCAGAAAAAGAAAGCACAACATCAAAAAAAGATGATGTGACTATTACATTATTTCAATCAAAAGTTGAGATAACAGAGCAGTTAGAAAAATTAGCAAAAGAATATAGTGAGATGACAGATGGAGTAACATTAGAAGTATGGGGAGCTCCAGGTGGAGGATATCACACTCAATTACAAGCTAAATTAGTAAATGGACAAGGTCCAACAATTATGTCAGCTATTGGTAAAGATGCTGAAGTAATCAGCGATTATCTATATGATCTTTCAAATGAAGATTTTGTGAAATACATAGCTCCAGGAACAGCTGTTATGAATGGTGAAAAACTTATAGGTGTACCTTACGGAGTAGAAGGATATGGTTTTGTTTATAATAGTTCTTTGGTTAATCCTGATGAAGTAACTGACTTGGCTTCATTTGAAACAAAATTAAATGAATTGAAAGATTCAGGTGTTCAACCAATAAGTTTATCAAGTGAGTCATATTTCTTGATAGGTCATATTTTAAATATACCTTTTGCATTACAAGACGATCCAGCAGCATTTGTTGAAGGATTAAACGATAAAACTAAAACTATGAGTGGAGATCCATTATTTGAAGAATGGGCTAAATTCATGGAAGTAATTAGAAAAGATGGTACAAAACCTTTGGAAATCAAATATGATGTTCAAACTGGTGATTTCGCTACAGGAAAAACAGCTATGATTCATCAAGGTAACTGGTGTTATGGTATGTTCAAAGATTATGATGTGAACTTTGATATGAGTATACTTCCAATGCCAGTAAATGGTAATGATAAAATCAGTGTTGGTATACCTAATGCATGGGCTATCAATGCAGGTGCTTCTGAAGAGGAAATAAAAGCTGCAACCGATTTCTTTAATTGGTTATTCACAAGTGAAAGAGGTCAAGAGTACATTATAGATGAATTTGGATTCATACCAGCAATGACAAACATGAAAACAGAATCATTAGATCCATTAGGAAAAGCAATTGCAGAATATACAGCTGATGGTAAGACATTACCATGGGTATTCAAGAGTTGGCCATCAGGAATAGTTAAGAATGATTTCTTATCAGTAGCTCAAAAATTCTTTGCTGATGAAAACATGAATGGTTCAGACTTATTAGCAGAATTAGACAAGGCATGGGCTAACGCAACAAAATAA
- a CDS encoding MBL fold metallo-hydrolase — MKDLTFYGTSAAEGIPSPFCDCYLCRNAREKGGKEVRKRSMFRINEEITLDLGADSFVQAIMYGDFINLEHVLVTHTHEDHFAYMMMNVRNMATHRIDRPLNYYMTDKAYDILEFYRKSKPILKGCVNELIERNIIAFHRLEFGHTYKISNIEVTPLKGNHYGNMQENSANYIVKLPNGKILFYGLDTGYYLDETFEALKKYHIDYYISECTFGTAKDRGLKPDGHLDVDSCKLVFKKLLEQHTIDEDTKIYLTHINHCHLSTHEDLVEIFDNTDLPCKINVAYDGMSIEE, encoded by the coding sequence ATGAAAGATTTAACATTTTATGGAACCAGTGCTGCGGAAGGGATACCAAGTCCTTTCTGTGACTGTTATTTATGTAGAAATGCCAGAGAAAAAGGCGGTAAAGAAGTTAGAAAACGTTCTATGTTCAGGATAAATGAGGAAATAACATTAGACCTAGGAGCAGATTCTTTTGTTCAAGCCATAATGTATGGTGATTTTATTAATCTGGAACATGTTTTAGTTACTCATACACACGAAGACCATTTTGCTTATATGATGATGAATGTAAGAAATATGGCTACCCATAGAATTGATAGACCTCTGAATTACTATATGACCGATAAAGCTTATGATATATTGGAATTCTATAGAAAAAGCAAACCCATACTAAAGGGTTGTGTAAATGAATTAATAGAAAGAAATATTATAGCTTTTCATAGATTGGAATTTGGGCATACATATAAGATAAGTAATATAGAGGTAACCCCATTAAAAGGTAACCATTATGGAAATATGCAGGAAAACAGTGCTAATTATATAGTGAAACTACCTAATGGCAAAATATTATTTTATGGGCTTGATACAGGTTATTACCTAGATGAAACATTTGAAGCTCTAAAGAAATATCATATCGATTATTATATCAGTGAATGTACATTTGGTACTGCAAAAGACAGGGGATTAAAACCTGATGGACATTTGGACGTTGATAGCTGCAAATTGGTATTCAAGAAGCTATTAGAGCAACATACCATTGATGAAGATACTAAGATATATCTGACACACATTAATCATTGTCACTTGTCCACGCATGAAGATTTAGTAGAAATATTTGATAATACTGATTTGCCCTGTAAAATTAATGTTGCATACGATGGTATGTCAATAGAAGAATAA